The following proteins are co-located in the Candidatus Ozemobacteraceae bacterium genome:
- a CDS encoding pyridoxamine 5'-phosphate oxidase family protein — MTVKPETLKTAWQKRDGPLVLTTVDTDGMPNAVYVMSVKLHPDGRIAIADNKFHKTRSNIQNGSRGSLLFSAKDRSAYQAKGAIEYVTSGPIYDDMLTWVEARFARVAVAVLHVEHLYSGAENLA; from the coding sequence ATGACCGTGAAACCAGAGACCCTGAAAACAGCATGGCAAAAGCGAGACGGGCCGCTCGTGCTGACGACCGTCGATACCGATGGAATGCCGAACGCGGTCTATGTCATGTCCGTGAAGCTCCATCCAGATGGTCGCATCGCCATCGCCGACAACAAATTTCACAAGACCCGGTCCAACATCCAAAACGGCAGCAGGGGCTCGCTTTTGTTCAGCGCGAAAGACCGCTCGGCGTATCAGGCCAAGGGAGCGATCGAATACGTTACATCCGGACCGATATACGACGACATGCTGACGTGGGTCGAAGCCCGGTTCGCCCGTGTGGCGGTCGCCGTCCTGCACGTTGAACATCTCTATTCGGGAGCCGAAAATTTGGCCTGA
- a CDS encoding DUF364 domain-containing protein: protein MKKISHTIYEALRETACAKTIGDVRMGLGYSAVRLSSGEIGLCWTPKEGNRCCQQFPEAGTLAGRPANDLLEGIAHPGSPLKRMLGVATANTLGLSLPQAPSLGGDILSILALKPTDHLVMVGHFGPLIPEIRRTACRLDIIEADPSEGELDREQGLAALQQCTVAIITATTLVTGGLDEYLAALGSVRAAVLLGPSVPLFPNVFRGTGLTHLAGSRVRDGERVLRIVSEGGGTPMLKPCLEAVVVPVQQA, encoded by the coding sequence ATGAAAAAAATATCACATACTATATATGAGGCGTTGCGGGAGACCGCCTGCGCGAAGACCATCGGGGATGTCCGCATGGGATTGGGGTATTCGGCAGTGCGCCTGTCGAGCGGGGAGATCGGATTGTGCTGGACTCCCAAGGAGGGGAACCGCTGCTGTCAGCAGTTTCCCGAGGCCGGAACGCTCGCCGGACGGCCGGCCAACGACCTGCTCGAGGGAATAGCCCACCCGGGTTCGCCCTTGAAGCGAATGCTCGGGGTGGCTACGGCAAACACCCTCGGCTTGTCACTGCCGCAGGCGCCCTCACTCGGCGGCGACATCCTTTCGATCCTGGCCCTGAAACCGACCGATCACCTGGTCATGGTCGGTCACTTCGGGCCACTGATCCCGGAAATCCGCCGAACGGCCTGCAGGCTGGATATCATCGAAGCCGACCCCTCGGAGGGGGAGCTGGATCGTGAACAAGGCTTGGCTGCGCTGCAGCAGTGTACCGTGGCGATCATCACGGCGACGACGCTAGTCACCGGAGGTCTCGACGAATACCTGGCGGCGCTGGGTTCCGTGCGCGCCGCCGTCCTGCTCGGCCCGTCGGTTCCTCTGTTCCCAAACGTGTTTCGTGGAACGGGCCTGACACACCTGGCGGGGTCGCGCGTGCGCGACGGGGAGCGTGTTCTGCGGATCGTCTCGGAAGGCGGCGGAACGCCGATGCTCAAGCCTTGTCTCGAAGCCGTCGTCGTTCCGGTTCAGCAGGCGTGA